Proteins encoded by one window of Streptomyces sp. NBC_01571:
- a CDS encoding transglycosylase family protein, with protein sequence MLFSSKGKHRRPSKATRVATLAGVTGVAIAAPLMAAGSASAATASEWDSVAQCESGGNWSINTGNGYYGGLQFSASTWAAYGGTAYASTADKASKSQQITIGEKVLAAQGKGAWPTCGTGLSGAAYTGGTTAPAKPSTSSGTQSTESRSTDTAASRSSERPAAQKKTVSTPTGKKVKKGDGEYKVVKGDTLSSIAEKKKVKGGWQQLFKLNKDIVDDADFIYPGQQLHLS encoded by the coding sequence ATGCTGTTTTCCAGCAAGGGCAAGCACCGCCGTCCGTCCAAGGCCACTCGTGTCGCCACGCTCGCCGGTGTCACCGGCGTCGCCATCGCCGCTCCGCTGATGGCCGCCGGCAGCGCCTCCGCCGCCACCGCCTCCGAGTGGGACTCCGTCGCCCAGTGCGAGTCCGGCGGCAACTGGTCGATCAACACCGGCAACGGTTACTACGGCGGCCTGCAGTTCTCGGCCTCCACCTGGGCCGCGTACGGCGGCACCGCCTACGCCTCCACCGCCGACAAGGCGTCCAAGTCCCAGCAGATCACCATCGGCGAGAAGGTCCTCGCCGCACAGGGCAAGGGTGCCTGGCCGACCTGCGGCACGGGCCTGTCCGGCGCCGCGTACACCGGTGGCACGACCGCCCCCGCCAAGCCGTCCACGTCCAGCGGCACGCAGAGCACCGAGAGCCGGTCGACGGACACCGCGGCCTCCCGTTCGTCCGAGCGCCCGGCGGCCCAGAAGAAGACCGTCTCGACGCCGACCGGCAAGAAGGTCAAGAAGGGCGACGGCGAGTACAAGGTCGTCAAGGGCGACACTCTCAGCTCGATCGCCGAGAAGAAGAAGGTCAAGGGCGGCTGGCAGCAGCTGTTCAAGCTGAACAAGGACATCGTCGACGACGCGGACTTCATCTACCCGGGTCAGCAGCTCCACCTCAGCTGA
- a CDS encoding transglycosylase family protein, with product MLSGNGRHRRPRQAPALIVAAGVTGSAIAIPLLGAASANAADGTTWDRVAECESGGQWSADNGNGYYGGLQLTQENWQRYGGRMYAPSADEASRSQQIAVAEKVLADQGLAAWPTCGPLSGLSKNSGEVSVDTGVAGDSSSSSDSSTSSDGSDSLSDSLGIGASPSDSSRSDSSSTDSSSDETGNRTKSDAPSDEESGSAREADSEGARSTKGGESGNSGQGGDASAASEGATTGAGRHRGGSAAENSTDDTADGRGDDSSGRHASRDSGVARGVVDGSYVVRTGDSLSTIADALDLEGGWGGLYAGNEKTVGDDPDLILPGQSLAVDAESGEK from the coding sequence ATGCTCTCCGGGAACGGCCGCCATCGTCGCCCCCGTCAGGCTCCGGCCCTCATCGTCGCGGCAGGAGTGACCGGATCGGCCATCGCCATCCCGCTGCTCGGTGCCGCCAGCGCGAACGCGGCCGACGGCACCACCTGGGACCGGGTCGCCGAGTGCGAGAGCGGCGGGCAGTGGAGTGCCGACAACGGCAACGGGTACTACGGCGGACTGCAGTTGACCCAGGAGAACTGGCAGCGGTACGGCGGCCGCATGTACGCGCCGAGCGCCGACGAGGCCAGCCGCTCGCAGCAGATAGCCGTCGCCGAGAAGGTCCTGGCCGACCAGGGTCTCGCCGCCTGGCCGACCTGCGGCCCCCTCTCCGGGCTCAGCAAGAACTCGGGCGAGGTCTCGGTCGACACGGGTGTGGCCGGCGACTCGTCCAGCTCATCCGATTCATCCACTTCGTCCGATGGGTCCGACTCCCTGTCGGACTCGCTCGGGATCGGCGCCTCTCCGTCCGACTCCTCCCGGTCCGATTCGTCCTCGACCGATTCGTCCTCGGACGAGACCGGGAACAGAACGAAATCGGACGCGCCCTCGGACGAGGAGTCCGGCAGCGCGCGGGAGGCGGACAGCGAGGGCGCGAGGTCGACGAAGGGTGGCGAATCGGGCAACTCGGGCCAGGGCGGCGACGCTTCGGCGGCCTCCGAGGGTGCGACGACCGGCGCCGGGCGCCACCGCGGCGGCAGTGCCGCAGAGAACTCCACCGACGACACGGCGGACGGCCGCGGCGACGACTCCTCCGGTCGGCACGCCTCGCGCGACTCCGGCGTCGCCCGCGGCGTCGTCGACGGCTCGTACGTCGTCCGCACCGGAGACAGCCTCTCGACCATCGCCGACGCCCTTGACCTCGAAGGCGGATGGGGCGGGCTCTACGCCGGGAACGAGAAGACGGTCGGCGACGACCCGGACCTCATTCTCCCCGGTCAGAGCCTTGCAGTTGATGCCGAATCGGGCGAAAAGTAG
- a CDS encoding cytochrome P450 — protein sequence MTDQPPPLSPAPELFTWEFATDPYPAYAWLREHAPVHRTRLPSGVEAWLVTRYADAKQALADARLSKNPAHHDEPAHAKGRTGIPGERKAELMTHLLNIDPPDHTRLRRLVSKAFTPRRVAEFAPRVQELTDHLIDQFQERGSADLIHEFAFPLPIYAICDLLGVPREDQDDFRDWAGMMIRHGGGPRGGVGRSVKKMRGYLGELIRKKREALPGVPAPGEDLISGLIRASDHGEHLTENEAAAMAFILLFAGFETTVNLIGNGTYALLTHPGQRERLQTSLAAGERSLLETGVEELLRYDGPVELATWRFATEAVRIGGQDIAPGDPVLVVLAAADRDPARFAQPDTLDLSRRDNQHLGYGHGIHYCLGAPLARLEGQTALATLLTRLPDLQLGVDSADLRWRGGLIMRGLRTLPVEFTPGR from the coding sequence GTGACCGACCAGCCCCCGCCGCTCAGCCCCGCTCCCGAACTCTTCACCTGGGAGTTCGCCACCGACCCCTACCCGGCGTACGCCTGGCTGCGGGAGCACGCGCCCGTGCACCGGACGCGGCTGCCCAGCGGGGTGGAGGCCTGGCTGGTCACCCGGTACGCGGACGCGAAGCAGGCGCTCGCGGACGCACGGCTCAGCAAGAACCCGGCCCACCACGACGAACCCGCGCACGCGAAGGGCAGGACGGGCATCCCGGGCGAGCGCAAGGCCGAGCTGATGACCCATCTGCTCAACATCGACCCGCCGGACCACACCCGGCTGCGGCGGCTCGTCAGCAAGGCGTTCACCCCGCGCCGGGTCGCCGAGTTCGCGCCGCGCGTGCAGGAGCTCACCGACCACCTCATCGACCAGTTCCAGGAGAGGGGCTCCGCCGACCTGATCCACGAGTTCGCGTTCCCGCTCCCCATCTACGCCATCTGCGACCTGCTGGGCGTGCCCCGCGAGGACCAGGACGACTTCCGGGACTGGGCGGGGATGATGATCCGGCACGGCGGCGGCCCGAGGGGCGGCGTCGGGCGGTCCGTCAAGAAGATGCGCGGGTATCTGGGCGAGCTCATCCGCAAGAAGCGTGAGGCCCTCCCCGGCGTGCCCGCGCCCGGCGAGGACCTCATCTCCGGTCTCATCCGCGCCTCCGACCACGGCGAGCACCTCACCGAGAACGAGGCCGCCGCCATGGCCTTCATCCTGCTCTTCGCCGGGTTCGAGACGACGGTGAACCTGATCGGCAACGGCACGTACGCGCTCCTCACCCACCCCGGGCAGCGGGAACGGCTGCAGACCTCGCTCGCCGCCGGGGAGAGGAGCCTGCTGGAGACGGGTGTCGAGGAACTCCTGCGCTACGACGGCCCGGTGGAGCTGGCCACGTGGCGGTTCGCGACCGAGGCGGTCCGCATCGGCGGACAGGACATCGCGCCCGGCGACCCCGTGCTCGTCGTCCTCGCGGCTGCGGACCGTGACCCCGCCCGGTTCGCACAGCCCGACACGCTCGATCTCTCCCGCCGTGACAACCAACACCTCGGCTACGGCCACGGCATCCACTACTGTCTCGGCGCGCCGCTCGCCCGGCTGGAGGGACAGACCGCGCTGGCCACCCTCCTCACCCGGCTGCCCGACCTCCAACTCGGGGTCGATTCGGCTGATTTGCGATGGCGTGGCGGACTCATTATGCGTGGATTGCGCACGCTTCCGGTGGAGTTCACACCTGGTCGGTAG
- a CDS encoding globin domain-containing protein — MDPEILRSSFAVVERRAEFAVKYFYSHLFRHNPDLRGLFPLDHPEDMERQRDRLFAALTHVLERLEDPALPGYLRELGRDHRKYLAEPEHYAAVGASLVAAFAVVAGSAWNAEAEKAWGEAYGAITNVMLQGAWEAQHAGEPPWWDAEVVSRTRHGDDLVVLTLRPHQRLRYFPGQYVSVSVPHLPGVWRPYSIGNAPRADLTLDLHVSRVENGVLSTALVRRTREGDVLRLGSPGGGLILRTPVERPLTFIAAGTGWAPVKALLQRLDATHEARLFLVARDTSYLYDRSAVEHLQARLPRLGVTFITPAPGRPRTQATERLLTALGNRAGWARHDVYLTGPPQLVEEVGEALPTLGTPPDRLFRDLLPPTAEASDRPLGAAEWLLDRPRPNWHNPSARAPDA; from the coding sequence GTGGACCCCGAAATACTCAGATCCAGCTTCGCGGTCGTCGAGAGACGGGCCGAGTTCGCGGTCAAGTACTTCTACTCGCATCTCTTCCGGCACAACCCGGACCTGCGCGGGCTCTTCCCGCTGGACCACCCGGAGGACATGGAGCGGCAGCGGGACCGGTTGTTCGCGGCCCTCACCCATGTGCTGGAACGGCTGGAGGACCCGGCACTGCCGGGGTACTTACGGGAACTGGGGCGCGATCACCGGAAGTACCTGGCGGAGCCGGAGCACTACGCGGCCGTGGGGGCGAGTCTCGTCGCGGCGTTCGCCGTCGTCGCGGGGTCGGCGTGGAACGCGGAGGCGGAGAAGGCCTGGGGCGAGGCCTACGGTGCGATCACGAACGTCATGCTCCAGGGAGCCTGGGAGGCGCAGCACGCGGGCGAACCACCCTGGTGGGACGCCGAGGTCGTGTCCCGGACGCGGCACGGCGACGACCTCGTCGTCCTGACCCTGCGACCGCACCAGCGGCTCCGCTACTTCCCCGGCCAGTACGTCAGCGTCAGCGTCCCCCATCTGCCGGGCGTCTGGCGTCCGTACTCCATCGGCAACGCGCCCCGTGCCGACCTCACCCTCGATCTGCACGTCAGCCGGGTGGAGAACGGGGTGCTCTCCACCGCCCTGGTGCGGCGGACCCGGGAGGGCGACGTCCTGCGGCTCGGCTCGCCAGGCGGCGGACTGATCCTGCGGACGCCGGTGGAACGGCCCCTGACCTTCATCGCGGCGGGCACCGGGTGGGCGCCGGTCAAGGCACTGCTGCAGCGGCTCGACGCCACGCACGAGGCCCGGCTGTTCCTCGTCGCCCGTGACACCTCGTACCTCTACGACCGGTCGGCCGTGGAACACCTGCAGGCACGGCTGCCCCGGCTGGGCGTCACCTTCATCACCCCGGCGCCCGGCCGCCCCAGGACGCAGGCGACCGAGCGGCTGCTGACCGCGCTGGGCAACCGGGCCGGCTGGGCCCGGCACGACGTCTATCTGACCGGTCCGCCCCAGCTCGTCGAGGAGGTCGGCGAGGCCCTTCCCACCCTCGGCACCCCGCCCGACCGGCTCTTCCGCGACCTCCTGCCGCCCACCGCGGAGGCGAGCGACCGGCCGCTGGGCGCGGCGGAGTGGCTGCTCGACCGGCCCCGGCCGAACTGGCACAACCCGTCGGCCCGCGCACCGGACGCGTGA
- a CDS encoding nucleoside triphosphate pyrophosphohydrolase: MNATSSEAAAQAGPAAPGRIVLLTTSHRVAPGLLSWPAWQALRGADQVLCADGAHPQLPYLREAGVAVDETSPDAQELVDACAGGRTVVVVATGEGEPRLTDGLARLAGSGRVHMPELELLPASYDLPGARLLDLVQVMDRIRVECPWSSRQTHEGLAKYGIEEAYELVEAIEEGDRDELREELGDVLLQVVFHSRIAEEGRPEDGAEPFSIDDVAGGIVAKLIHRHPHVFGDETATTPEEVKEHWLRTKAEEKRRTSVTEGIPLGQPGLALAAKLASRARTAGLEVELPRGEGVGYELLAVAARAEAEGVDPEAALRAAARTYRDAIRAREGSPALDG; encoded by the coding sequence GTGAACGCAACCAGCTCCGAAGCAGCCGCCCAGGCCGGCCCCGCCGCCCCCGGCCGTATCGTCCTGCTCACCACCAGCCACCGCGTCGCGCCCGGACTGCTGTCCTGGCCCGCCTGGCAGGCGCTGCGCGGCGCCGACCAGGTGCTGTGCGCGGACGGCGCGCATCCGCAGCTGCCCTATCTGCGGGAGGCAGGCGTCGCCGTGGACGAGACCTCGCCCGACGCGCAGGAGCTGGTGGACGCCTGTGCCGGCGGGCGCACGGTGGTGGTCGTGGCCACCGGCGAGGGCGAGCCGCGCCTCACCGACGGCCTGGCCCGGCTGGCCGGCTCCGGCCGGGTCCACATGCCCGAGCTGGAGCTGCTCCCCGCGTCGTACGACCTGCCGGGCGCCCGCCTCCTCGACCTCGTCCAGGTCATGGACCGCATCCGCGTCGAGTGCCCCTGGTCGTCCCGGCAGACCCACGAGGGCCTCGCGAAGTACGGGATCGAGGAGGCGTACGAACTGGTCGAGGCGATCGAGGAGGGGGACCGGGACGAGCTCAGGGAGGAGCTCGGCGACGTCCTGCTCCAGGTGGTCTTCCACTCCCGGATCGCGGAGGAGGGCCGTCCGGAGGACGGTGCCGAGCCCTTCTCGATCGACGACGTGGCGGGCGGCATCGTCGCCAAGCTGATCCACCGCCACCCGCACGTGTTCGGCGACGAGACGGCCACGACCCCCGAAGAGGTCAAGGAGCACTGGCTGCGCACGAAGGCCGAGGAGAAGCGCCGGACATCCGTGACGGAGGGGATACCGCTGGGCCAGCCGGGCCTTGCGCTCGCGGCCAAGCTCGCCTCACGGGCGCGCACGGCGGGACTCGAGGTCGAGCTGCCGCGCGGTGAGGGCGTCGGGTACGAGCTGCTGGCCGTGGCCGCGCGGGCCGAGGCCGAGGGCGTGGACCCGGAGGCGGCACTGCGCGCGGCGGCGCGGACGTACCGGGACGCGATCCGTGCGCGGGAGGGTTCGCCGGCGCTCGACGGCTGA
- a CDS encoding SurA N-terminal domain-containing protein encodes MHRRRRTAVVLAAAIVAAAPLLTACGSEAHPGAAAVVGGQRITVAQLEGRVNEVRSAQRAVTKDEAQYEQAIAKTGSLTRDTLHSMVLDHVLDRAAKDARVSVTRRDVQQLRSSLEQQAGGAHGLETVWLQQYGVAPARLDENLRTEIEAQKVAASLGADMNTADGKAMFWKAMSQASKELHIDLNPRYGAWDVQKSGRVDAKTPWLREVTPAGTPQAA; translated from the coding sequence TTGCACCGCCGCCGTCGCACCGCCGTCGTCCTCGCCGCAGCGATCGTCGCCGCGGCCCCCCTGCTCACCGCGTGCGGCAGCGAGGCGCATCCAGGCGCCGCGGCCGTCGTCGGCGGTCAGCGGATCACCGTCGCCCAACTGGAGGGCCGGGTGAACGAGGTGCGATCGGCCCAGCGGGCCGTCACGAAGGACGAGGCCCAGTACGAGCAGGCCATCGCCAAGACCGGCAGCCTCACCCGCGACACCCTGCACAGCATGGTCCTCGACCACGTCCTCGACCGGGCGGCGAAGGACGCGCGCGTCAGCGTCACCCGCAGGGACGTCCAGCAGCTGCGGTCGTCCCTGGAACAGCAGGCGGGCGGCGCGCACGGACTGGAGACGGTCTGGCTCCAGCAGTACGGCGTGGCGCCGGCGCGCCTCGACGAGAACCTGCGCACCGAGATCGAGGCCCAGAAGGTGGCGGCCTCGCTCGGCGCCGACATGAACACCGCCGACGGCAAGGCCATGTTCTGGAAGGCCATGTCCCAGGCCTCCAAGGAGCTGCACATCGACCTGAACCCGCGCTACGGCGCCTGGGACGTGCAGAAGAGCGGCCGCGTCGACGCGAAGACACCGTGGCTGCGGGAGGTCACGCCGGCGGGAACCCCTCAGGCGGCGTGA
- a CDS encoding glycoside hydrolase domain-containing protein: MSSHRMSKKGRYIAWASAGAAVVAGAGIAAQTSMAATTWPAQKTFTGRAFDTCAAPSLTAMKAWHTGFYGAAAVYIGGKNRGCGQPNLTASWVKSVSTLGWKLIPLYVGAQPSCQTGSNPEKLTTSNAASLGATDAADAVAKASALGMKAGSPIYLDMESYDITNKSCNTATLTYIRAFDKTLNAQTYRAGFYGFRSSSAKAVADATDRTNLPGNLWYALWDKQNTTIADWPFAADRWTNHSRAHQYMVNSKETIGGYTITVDRDAWDAPVAITG; the protein is encoded by the coding sequence ATGTCCAGCCATCGGATGTCCAAGAAGGGCCGTTACATCGCCTGGGCGTCGGCGGGTGCCGCCGTGGTCGCGGGAGCCGGGATCGCGGCGCAGACGTCGATGGCGGCGACCACCTGGCCCGCCCAGAAGACGTTCACGGGCCGCGCGTTCGACACCTGCGCCGCACCCTCGCTGACCGCGATGAAGGCCTGGCACACCGGCTTCTACGGAGCGGCCGCCGTGTACATCGGCGGCAAGAACCGCGGATGCGGCCAGCCCAACCTCACCGCGTCCTGGGTGAAGTCGGTCAGCACGCTGGGCTGGAAGCTCATCCCGCTGTACGTCGGCGCCCAGCCCTCCTGCCAGACGGGCTCCAACCCGGAGAAGCTCACCACCTCCAACGCCGCCTCGCTCGGCGCCACCGACGCCGCGGACGCGGTGGCCAAGGCGTCCGCGCTGGGGATGAAGGCGGGCAGCCCCATCTACCTGGACATGGAGTCGTACGACATCACGAACAAGTCGTGCAACACCGCGACGCTGACCTACATCCGGGCCTTCGACAAGACGCTCAACGCCCAGACGTACCGCGCGGGCTTCTACGGCTTCCGCAGCTCCAGCGCGAAGGCCGTCGCCGACGCCACCGACCGCACGAACCTGCCGGGCAACCTCTGGTACGCGCTGTGGGACAAGCAGAACACCACGATCGCCGACTGGCCGTTCGCCGCCGACCGGTGGACCAACCACAGCCGCGCCCACCAGTACATGGTCAACAGCAAGGAAACGATCGGCGGTTACACCATCACCGTCGACCGGGACGCGTGGGACGCGCCGGTCGCCATCACCGGCTGA
- a CDS encoding insulinase family protein, with product MSQAIHATEVDGIPTLFAYATGPMRAGLVFRVGVADETLARSGITHLVEHLALHRQGLADYHFNGATKGAFTHFHAEGAEHEIVAYLEGVCASLTDLPMERLETEKEILRTEEARREPGQLPLWRYGAQGYGLVSYPEWGVRELRPEDLGHWAQTWFTRDNAVLWIAGERLPAGLSLKLPAGHRRPMPAVTSALPTTPAYFSDGKGGVLLDSVVGDSTAARLYAGVLERELSRSLRQEGGYSYTAATDYTSRRDGFAVVTAFADALPAKQDAVLGGFVDVLAAVQAGRIAQGDLDAVRARADATLTAPDAAVRRLPGAAEDLLAHRPPRGFDELRSELWAITPQHLYGVALEAAGTALLQAPAGHGADWAGYAQAPTGSTYAVTGTTFGSPRAGGSTLIVGSEGVSVTAGGQTATVLYRACAAVLNWPDGGRRLIGHDGLSVEVEPGLNGIDAHTMATIDAAVHPSTVVRLPPRQRQQRPEAGGGGGTGASAKAAPARRTGGQTALLVIFGVLAGLWSLVALAYTVFGFSDPETSIGEWAALTVFLWGVGALLAWPAVRVLRGTRRG from the coding sequence ATGAGCCAGGCAATCCACGCCACCGAGGTCGACGGCATACCGACCCTCTTCGCCTACGCCACCGGGCCGATGCGCGCCGGACTGGTCTTCCGGGTCGGTGTCGCCGACGAGACGCTCGCCCGGTCCGGCATCACGCACCTGGTCGAGCACCTGGCCCTGCACCGCCAGGGCCTCGCCGACTACCACTTCAACGGCGCGACCAAGGGCGCGTTCACCCACTTCCACGCGGAGGGCGCCGAGCACGAGATCGTCGCCTACCTGGAGGGTGTGTGCGCCTCCCTGACCGACCTGCCCATGGAGCGGCTGGAGACCGAGAAGGAGATCCTGCGCACCGAGGAGGCGCGCCGGGAGCCCGGTCAACTGCCGCTGTGGCGCTACGGAGCGCAGGGGTACGGGCTGGTCAGCTACCCGGAGTGGGGCGTACGGGAACTGCGGCCGGAGGACCTGGGGCACTGGGCGCAGACCTGGTTCACCCGGGACAACGCCGTGCTGTGGATCGCGGGGGAACGCCTGCCGGCCGGGCTCTCGCTCAAGCTGCCCGCCGGTCACCGCCGTCCGATGCCCGCCGTCACCTCGGCCCTGCCCACGACCCCCGCCTACTTCTCCGACGGCAAGGGCGGCGTCCTGCTGGACAGCGTGGTCGGTGACAGCACCGCCGCCCGGCTGTACGCGGGCGTGCTGGAACGGGAGTTGTCCCGGTCCCTGCGGCAGGAGGGCGGCTACTCCTACACGGCGGCCACCGACTACACGTCACGACGGGACGGCTTCGCGGTCGTCACCGCTTTCGCGGACGCGCTGCCCGCGAAACAGGACGCGGTGCTCGGCGGGTTCGTGGACGTCCTCGCGGCGGTCCAGGCGGGCCGGATCGCGCAGGGCGACCTGGACGCCGTACGCGCCCGCGCCGACGCGACGCTGACCGCACCCGACGCGGCGGTACGGAGGCTGCCCGGCGCGGCGGAGGACCTCCTCGCCCACCGGCCGCCGCGCGGGTTCGACGAGCTGCGGTCCGAGCTGTGGGCGATCACTCCACAGCACCTGTACGGGGTCGCGCTGGAGGCCGCGGGGACCGCCCTGTTGCAGGCACCCGCGGGCCACGGCGCCGACTGGGCCGGGTACGCGCAGGCGCCGACCGGTTCGACGTACGCGGTCACGGGGACCACGTTCGGCTCCCCGCGGGCGGGCGGCTCCACGCTGATCGTCGGGAGCGAAGGCGTCAGCGTGACGGCGGGCGGCCAGACGGCCACCGTGCTCTACCGCGCGTGCGCGGCCGTACTGAACTGGCCCGACGGCGGGCGCAGGCTCATCGGCCACGACGGTCTGTCCGTGGAGGTGGAGCCGGGGCTCAACGGCATCGACGCGCACACGATGGCGACCATCGACGCCGCGGTGCACCCGAGCACGGTGGTCCGGCTGCCGCCCCGGCAGCGGCAGCAGCGACCGGAGGCGGGCGGGGGCGGGGGGACCGGTGCGTCGGCGAAGGCGGCGCCGGCCCGGCGTACCGGCGGCCAGACCGCGCTGCTCGTCATCTTCGGCGTCCTCGCGGGACTGTGGTCGCTGGTGGCGCTCGCCTACACCGTCTTCGGCTTCTCGGACCCGGAGACCAGCATCGGTGAATGGGCGGCGCTCACCGTCTTCCTCTGGGGTGTCGGCGCGCTGCTGGCCTGGCCCGCCGTACGGGTCCTGCGGGGCACCCGGCGCGGCTGA
- a CDS encoding MarR family winged helix-turn-helix transcriptional regulator — protein MTSTHTPATTGARAADEPQGTVDALVQLSFLVQGVLAGIAAEHDLSLIQARLLGILRDRRPGMLELARHLDLDKSSMTGLVTRAEKRGLVRREPSPHDGRAVLVALTPLGRELTDRCTAEMDERVAALTSSLTPTDHARIRALSAKVLRAARTGDGLGGGAV, from the coding sequence ATGACCTCCACTCACACCCCGGCCACGACGGGCGCTCGGGCCGCAGACGAACCGCAGGGCACCGTGGACGCCCTGGTTCAGCTGTCGTTCCTGGTCCAAGGCGTGCTGGCGGGTATCGCGGCCGAGCACGACCTCTCCCTCATCCAGGCCCGGCTCCTCGGCATCCTGCGCGACCGCCGCCCCGGCATGCTCGAACTCGCTCGACATCTGGACCTGGACAAGTCCTCGATGACCGGCCTGGTCACCCGTGCCGAGAAGCGCGGCCTGGTCCGGCGGGAGCCGTCGCCCCACGACGGCCGTGCCGTCCTGGTCGCCCTCACCCCGCTCGGCCGGGAGCTCACCGACCGGTGCACCGCCGAGATGGACGAGCGGGTCGCCGCCCTCACCTCGTCACTGACGCCCACCGATCACGCCCGGATCCGCGCCCTGAGCGCGAAGGTCCTGCGCGCCGCTCGGACCGGTGACGGGCTCGGTGGCGGCGCTGTGTGA
- a CDS encoding zinc-binding alcohol dehydrogenase family protein, which translates to MHAAVVHSFDAPPRYDTVDTPRPEGDHEVLVDVLAAGLHPRVRSGADGTHYTSTDALPLVPGIDGVGRTPQGELLYFVAPDTALGTMAEHAVVDRRRAITLPDGTDPVAVAAAMNPAMSSWVALRRRVTLPPDAKVLILGATGNSGQLAVQIARHLGAAHVVAAGRDPERLALLPGLGADETVSLLGDPKQIADDLGRTAGDADVVVDYLWGPATEQAMPAVLTARPDRAKALAWIQIGSMAGAEITLPSALLRAANLNLMGSGQGSVTTAGILAELPALAREITSGTLTVTPLPLPLSEVERAWTTPTAPGQRVVLTPGGRPASSQ; encoded by the coding sequence ATGCATGCCGCCGTAGTCCACTCCTTCGACGCCCCGCCGCGCTACGACACCGTCGACACCCCTCGCCCCGAGGGGGACCACGAGGTCCTGGTGGACGTCCTGGCCGCCGGCCTCCACCCCCGCGTACGCTCCGGCGCCGACGGCACCCACTACACCTCCACCGACGCCCTGCCCCTCGTCCCCGGCATCGACGGAGTCGGCCGCACCCCGCAGGGCGAGCTGCTCTACTTCGTCGCACCGGACACCGCCCTGGGCACCATGGCGGAGCACGCCGTGGTGGACCGCCGCCGCGCCATCACGCTCCCGGACGGCACCGACCCGGTCGCGGTGGCCGCCGCGATGAACCCCGCGATGTCGTCCTGGGTCGCCCTGCGCCGCCGCGTCACCCTCCCGCCCGACGCCAAGGTCCTGATCCTGGGCGCGACCGGGAACTCCGGACAGCTCGCCGTCCAGATCGCCAGACACCTCGGCGCCGCCCACGTCGTAGCCGCCGGCCGCGACCCCGAACGTCTCGCCCTGCTGCCCGGCCTGGGCGCGGACGAGACGGTCTCCCTGCTGGGCGACCCCAAGCAGATCGCCGACGACCTCGGCCGGACCGCCGGCGACGCGGATGTCGTCGTCGACTACCTGTGGGGCCCGGCCACCGAACAGGCCATGCCGGCCGTACTCACCGCCCGCCCCGACCGCGCCAAGGCGCTGGCCTGGATCCAGATCGGCTCCATGGCCGGGGCGGAGATCACCCTGCCGTCGGCCCTGCTGCGCGCCGCGAACCTGAACCTCATGGGCAGCGGGCAGGGCTCGGTCACCACGGCCGGAATCCTCGCCGAACTCCCCGCCCTGGCACGGGAGATCACGTCCGGCACCCTGACCGTCACCCCTCTCCCCCTCCCCCTCTCCGAGGTCGAACGGGCCTGGACCACCCCCACGGCTCCCGGCCAACGCGTCGTGCTGACCCCGGGCGGCCGACCCGCTTCCTCACAGTGA
- a CDS encoding nucleotidyltransferase family protein produces the protein MIGRLPLDQQLDCLRTTLSRNEVLNEVLARTATLGLPGWYVTAGCLFQTVWNVVTGRPPTSGIKDYDVFYFDADDLSWEAEDAAIKAGREVFSGLPAEVEIRNEARVHLWYEDKFGVACPPYESTEAAIDSFAATTCCLGVRTEPDGKWRVYAPHGLSDVFNLVVRPNPVLAPRSVYEAKTARWRGQWPELTVLEWPRTSATAPAAGG, from the coding sequence GTGATCGGCCGACTCCCTCTCGACCAGCAACTTGACTGCCTGCGTACGACGCTGTCCCGGAACGAGGTGTTGAACGAGGTACTGGCCCGCACCGCCACGTTGGGCCTGCCCGGCTGGTATGTGACAGCCGGGTGCCTGTTCCAGACCGTATGGAACGTGGTCACGGGCAGACCGCCGACCAGCGGCATCAAGGACTACGACGTCTTCTACTTCGACGCCGACGATCTTTCCTGGGAGGCGGAGGACGCTGCGATCAAGGCCGGGCGGGAGGTCTTCTCCGGCCTGCCCGCGGAGGTCGAGATCCGGAACGAGGCGCGGGTGCACCTCTGGTACGAGGACAAGTTCGGGGTGGCATGCCCTCCGTACGAGTCCACCGAGGCGGCGATCGACAGCTTCGCCGCGACGACGTGCTGTCTGGGGGTGCGAACAGAGCCGGACGGCAAGTGGCGGGTCTACGCGCCCCATGGGCTGTCGGACGTGTTCAACCTCGTCGTCCGGCCCAACCCGGTCCTCGCTCCGCGATCGGTCTACGAGGCCAAGACGGCACGGTGGCGTGGGCAGTGGCCCGAGCTGACCGTCCTGGAGTGGCCCCGTACGAGCGCCACGGCTCCCGCGGCCGGCGGCTGA